The sequence below is a genomic window from Mycobacterium sp. ITM-2016-00316.
TGGTACACCGAGGTTCTGCGGTACTACTACCTGGTCCTGCCCACGGTCGACGGCGCCATCTCGCGCCGGTTCGCGTTCCTGTTCAGCGTCATGTGCCTGTTCCCGGCGCTGTTCATGATGTTGCGCCGCAAGCGGATCGCCGGGATCGCGCGCGGCCCGGCCTGGCGGTTGATGGGCATCATCTTCGCCACGATCTTCTTCTTGATGTTCACCCCTACCAAGTGGATTCACCACTTCGGCCTGTTCGCCGCGGTGGCGGGCGCGATGGCCGCGCTGGCCACGGTGATGGTGTCACCGGCGGTGCTGCGGTCGGCACGCAACCGGATGGCGTTCCTGTCGCTGGTGTTCTTCGTGCTGGCCCTGTGTTTCGCCTCGGTCAACGGATGGTGGTACGTCTCGAACTTCGGCGTCCCGTTCAACACCGCGGTGCCGGCGATCGGCGGGGTGACGGTCAGCACGATGTTCTTCGTGCTGTTCGTGATCGCGGCGCTGTGGGCGTTCTGGTTGCACGTGTCGGGGGGCGGGGAGTCCCATGTGGTCGATCGGCTCACCGCCGCACCGATTCCGATCGCCGCCGGCTTCATGGTCGTGGTGTTCGTGGCGTCGATGGCCATCGGCATGGTCCGCCAGTACCCGACCTACTCCAACGGTTGGGCCAACGTGCGCGCCCTCGCCGGTGGCTGCGGCATGGCCGACGACGTGCTGGTCGAACCCGACTCCAATGAGGGCTTCCTGCGGGCGCTGCCCGGTGATTACGGTCCGTTGGGACCGCTGGGCGGGGCCGGCGCGCCCGGCTTCTCCCCCGACGGAATTCCGGACCGGATCATCGCCGAGGCCATCCGGCTGAACAATCCGCAGCCCGGTACCGACTACGACTGGAACCGGCCGATCCGGCTGCCGCGGCCCGGTGTCAACGGGTCTCGGGTGCCGTTGCCGTACGGACTGGACCCCGCGCGCGTACCGGTCGCCGGGACGTATTCGACCGGGGCACAACAGGAAAGCCGGCTGGCCTCGGCCTGGTACGAGCTGCCCCCCGCCGATGACGCGCACCCGTTGGTCACCGTCACCGCCGCAGGCACCATCTCCGGCGTCAACGTCGCCAAGGGTGAGATCTCCGGGCAGACCGTGGAACTGGAGTACGCGGTCGCCGGTCCGGACGGCGCCCCGGTGCCCGCCGGGCGCGTCAGCCCGTACGACATCGGCCCGACTCCGTCGTGGCGCAACCTGCGTTACCCGCGTGAGCAGATCCCGGCCGATGCGATCGCGATTCGCGTGGTCGCGGAGGATCTGTCGCTGAGCCAAGGTGATTGGGTCGCGGTGACCCCGCCACGGGTGCCCGAGGTGCGCTCGGTCCAGGAGTACATCGGCTCCCAGCAGCCCGTGCTGCTGGACTGGGCGGTCGGTCTGGCCTTCCCCTGCCAGCAGCCGATGCTGCACGCCAACGGGGTGACCGAGGTACCGAAGTTCCGTATCTCACCGGACTATTTCGCCAAGCTGCAGAGCACGGACACCTGGCAGAACGGCCTGGAGGGCGGACTGCTCGGCATCACCGATCTGCTGCTGCGGGCGTCGGTGATGTCGACCTACCTGTCCGATGACTGGGGCCAAGACTGGGGATCGTTGCGGCGCTTCGACACCATCGTCGACGCCGAACCGGCCCGGCTCGAGCTGGGAAGTTCCACGCACTCCGGGCTGTACTCGCCCGGTGAGATCCGCATCGGGCCGTAGCCATGGCCGATCGCACCCACCTCGGAAACGCAGTCCTGACAAGGGTTGTGGAGACATCGTTCGAACCGGGTGTCGAGATGTTCGGGCAGACACCGGAGCAGGCGTGGTCCGAGCATGCCGATCTGCTGGTGCCCACCTTCCTGAACCCGGACGCCCGGCGGTGGCGGGTGGCGATCCAGACCTGGGTGATCGATGTCGACGGGCTGCGGGTATTGATCGACACCGGCGTCGGCAACGGCCGTGACCGACCGATCCCGGTACTGAACAACCTGGACACCGGATTTCTCGCGGCGCTCGCAGCCGCGGGGGTCAGCCCGGACAGCGTCGACGTGGTGCTCAACACCCACCTGCACACCGATCACGTCGGGTGGAACACCTCCGCCTCCGACGGGGGCTGGGTGCCCACCTTCCCGAATGCGCGTTATCTGCTGCCCGAGGCCGATTTTCGGTATTTCGGACCCGGCGGCGCCGGCTGCGACGCCGCGGCGCGGGTGGTGTTCGACGACAGCGTGGCACCGGTGTACGCGGCCGGGCAGGTCGAATTGTTCAGCGGGGAGTACCAATTGAGCGAGTCGGTGTGGCTGCGGCCCGCAGCGGGACACACGCCGGGGTCATCGGTGCTGTGGCTGGACGCCGGCAGACCGGCGGTGTTCGTCGGGGATCTGACCCATTGCCCCATCCAGATTCCGCGGCCCGCGGATCCGTGCGCGTTCGATCTGGACGCCGACGCCGCCGCGGCGACCCGTAAGCGGGTGTTCACCGAGGCCGCGCGACGGCGTGCGACCGTCATTCCCGCGCACTATCCGGGCCACGGCGGTGCCACCCTGGTTGCCCGCGGTGACGCATACCAGGTCGACGACTGGCTGGACCTGCCTGCGCTCTGAGTTCAACCGAGCTGGACCTTGGCGTAGACCACCCGGCTCCCCAACACCACGTCCTGCAGCGAACGGCGACGCGCATCAACGGCGACCCACAGCAGTCCCACCGGGAACAGCACACAGGCCACCGCCCGGATCAGCGCGATCAACGGTGGCACCCGGCCACCGCGGCGGCCGGTCACCCGCAGCCCCATGGTGACCGCACCGACGGTGCAGCCCGACACCGCCCAGCACGCGGCCAGGTAGAAGACCGCGACACCGAACATGACCGCCGTGGAGAACACCACGCTGACGGTCGGGAAGCTGAACGAGGACGGGTTGAACATCAACCGGGCCAGGATGAGACCCACGTAGAGCGCGCCCAGTACCACTCCGACGAAGAGCAGATCGATGACGGCGGCCACTCCACGGCTGACGATGCCGGCCGAGCGAGGCTTGCCGAGCGAACCATCGGACACCGAGCGAGGCTTGCCGAGCGAACCATCGGACACCGAGCGAGGCTTGCCGAGCGAGCTCACCGTGGTTCCCGGCCCAGCAGACGGTCGACGAATCCGGACACCAGATCGTCGGCCCGCTCGCCCTGGGTCCGTACATCGCTCATCACCTCGGCGGTCACCGAGTCGGTGGACTGCCGGATGATCGCGGGCAGATCGATCCCGTCCACCACCTCATCGGCCAGCCCGATGAGGTCGAGCCGCTCACGTGCCAACGCGTTCAGGTCGAGCTCGTCCAGGATCGTCTCGATGCCGGCGGCCAGCACCCGTTCGCCGCGCGCCTGCAGGTCCAGCCGGCCGCGCCGCAGCCAGGTCCCGACCATCGGCAGGCCCTCGACACCCCGGTAGACCACGGCGACACCGTCCGCGGCACTCGCGACGACCCCGAGTGCCACGGCGACCGCAGGCGGCAACGCCTTGTCCGACATCGTTGCATCGTAGTGCGCTACCGGAGGTGCTGTTCGGCCTCTTCGTAGGACCCGGTGGGAACGTGCCGGATAGGACCGTCGCAGGGCGTGAAGCTCACTGCGCAGTTACAGCGGCGTCAGGCCGTGCTTGCGCAGCACCTTCTTGACGGGCTGCTTGTCACGCAGCAACCGCAGCGACTGACGGATCAGCAGCCGGGTCTGGTGCGGTTCGATGACCCCGTCGATGTAGCCGCGTTCGGCGGCGATCCACGGCGTGGCCAGGTTGGCGTTGTAGCCCTCGATGAAATCGGCCCGGATCTTCTGCACCTCGGGTGCGGTGGGATCGGGGAAACGCTTGACCAGCAGCTGGGCGGCACCTTCGGCGCCGATCACCGCGATGCGCGCGGTGGGCCAGGCGAAGTTGAGGTCCGCGGAGAGCTGCTTGGATCCCATCACCGCATACC
It includes:
- a CDS encoding RDD family protein; amino-acid sequence: MSDGSLGKPRSVSDGSLGKPRSAGIVSRGVAAVIDLLFVGVVLGALYVGLILARLMFNPSSFSFPTVSVVFSTAVMFGVAVFYLAACWAVSGCTVGAVTMGLRVTGRRGGRVPPLIALIRAVACVLFPVGLLWVAVDARRRSLQDVVLGSRVVYAKVQLG
- a CDS encoding arabinosyltransferase domain-containing protein; its protein translation is MSEPVNEPKALSDVKIARWVATIAGLLGFVMAVAVPLLPVTQTTATLNWPQAGQLSNVTAPLISQAPVTLTATVPCSVIRDMPAEGGLVLGTAPAEGRDAALNAMLVNVTESSADGPGRVDVIVRNVVVASVERDRAADCSDLRIISDHDGTYAEFVGLTQEDGTPQRTGFPDPNLRPAVVGVFTDLTGAAPQGLSLTADIDTRFTTHPTALKLTAIVLAILSTIIAVLALWRLDRLDGRRMHRLIPTRWKTATPVDGVVVGGFALWYVIGTNSSDDGYILQMARVADHGGYMANYFRWFGSPEDPFGWYYNVLALMTRVSDASIWIRLPDLICALVCWLLLSREVLPRLGPAVVASRPALWAAGLVLLGAWMPFNNGLRPEGQIATGALITYVLIERAVTSGRLTPAALAIVSAAFTLGIQPTGLIAVAALVAGGRPILRIIMRRRLTVGTWPLLAPLLASGTVILAVVFADQTLATVLEATRIRTAIGPSQAWYTEVLRYYYLVLPTVDGAISRRFAFLFSVMCLFPALFMMLRRKRIAGIARGPAWRLMGIIFATIFFLMFTPTKWIHHFGLFAAVAGAMAALATVMVSPAVLRSARNRMAFLSLVFFVLALCFASVNGWWYVSNFGVPFNTAVPAIGGVTVSTMFFVLFVIAALWAFWLHVSGGGESHVVDRLTAAPIPIAAGFMVVVFVASMAIGMVRQYPTYSNGWANVRALAGGCGMADDVLVEPDSNEGFLRALPGDYGPLGPLGGAGAPGFSPDGIPDRIIAEAIRLNNPQPGTDYDWNRPIRLPRPGVNGSRVPLPYGLDPARVPVAGTYSTGAQQESRLASAWYELPPADDAHPLVTVTAAGTISGVNVAKGEISGQTVELEYAVAGPDGAPVPAGRVSPYDIGPTPSWRNLRYPREQIPADAIAIRVVAEDLSLSQGDWVAVTPPRVPEVRSVQEYIGSQQPVLLDWAVGLAFPCQQPMLHANGVTEVPKFRISPDYFAKLQSTDTWQNGLEGGLLGITDLLLRASVMSTYLSDDWGQDWGSLRRFDTIVDAEPARLELGSSTHSGLYSPGEIRIGP
- a CDS encoding MBL fold metallo-hydrolase: MADRTHLGNAVLTRVVETSFEPGVEMFGQTPEQAWSEHADLLVPTFLNPDARRWRVAIQTWVIDVDGLRVLIDTGVGNGRDRPIPVLNNLDTGFLAALAAAGVSPDSVDVVLNTHLHTDHVGWNTSASDGGWVPTFPNARYLLPEADFRYFGPGGAGCDAAARVVFDDSVAPVYAAGQVELFSGEYQLSESVWLRPAAGHTPGSSVLWLDAGRPAVFVGDLTHCPIQIPRPADPCAFDLDADAAAATRKRVFTEAARRRATVIPAHYPGHGGATLVARGDAYQVDDWLDLPAL